A single genomic interval of Haloterrigena salifodinae harbors:
- a CDS encoding DUF1102 domain-containing protein: MQRRKFVIGMGALASGTAAAIGTGAFSSVSANRDIDVEVADDASAYLRLEGTGGDNADYVTDDGNDGTLTIDLSPSNDGVAGGGEGVNPDAVTQIGNLFDIENQGTQEVDVIVAKHGDNADLVAFYPDGEAYDGDSLTDSAVTLGAGESTTICLEIDTEDSGLGDGDELLDSVTFSATA; the protein is encoded by the coding sequence ATGCAACGACGCAAATTCGTTATCGGAATGGGCGCACTGGCATCCGGAACCGCCGCGGCGATCGGGACGGGGGCGTTCTCGAGCGTGAGCGCGAATCGTGACATCGACGTCGAAGTCGCCGACGACGCTTCGGCCTACCTGCGACTCGAGGGCACCGGCGGCGACAACGCGGACTACGTCACCGACGACGGGAACGACGGCACGCTGACGATCGATCTCAGCCCGAGCAACGACGGCGTCGCGGGCGGCGGCGAGGGCGTCAACCCCGATGCGGTCACGCAGATCGGGAACCTGTTCGACATCGAGAACCAGGGGACGCAGGAAGTCGACGTCATCGTGGCCAAACACGGCGATAACGCCGACCTGGTCGCGTTCTACCCGGACGGCGAGGCCTACGACGGCGACTCGCTGACCGACAGCGCGGTCACGCTCGGCGCCGGCGAGAGCACGACGATCTGTCTCGAAATCGATACCGAAGACAGCGGCCTCGGCGACGGCGACGAACTGCTCGACTCGGTGACCTTCAGCGCGACCGCGTAA
- a CDS encoding DUF7344 domain-containing protein — MGGCHAEQTRDRNVPRRNQDELTEDELFELLSNRRRRHILHTLMDEAETADIGDLSQEIAAAEDGLAYEEVSSTDRKRVYTALQQSHLPKLDKAGVVEFDRDRGLVEPTPALENVEIYMDVVRGREIPWSDYYLGLTAVATLLLGATVAGFPLFADLPSHAWGVFVVVAFGVSALAHRYYARRNRLGIADEPPAVELEYRNRTEEGR, encoded by the coding sequence ATGGGGGGATGCCACGCGGAACAGACTCGGGACCGGAACGTCCCGCGACGAAACCAAGACGAATTGACCGAAGACGAACTCTTCGAACTCCTGTCGAACCGACGACGGCGACACATCCTTCACACGCTGATGGACGAGGCGGAGACGGCTGACATCGGCGACCTCTCACAAGAGATCGCCGCGGCGGAGGATGGACTCGCCTACGAGGAAGTCTCGAGTACCGATCGAAAGCGAGTCTATACGGCGCTCCAGCAGTCGCATCTACCGAAGCTGGATAAGGCCGGCGTCGTCGAGTTCGACCGCGATCGGGGGCTCGTCGAACCCACCCCGGCGCTCGAGAACGTCGAGATCTACATGGACGTCGTTCGCGGACGAGAAATCCCGTGGAGCGACTACTATCTGGGGCTGACGGCGGTGGCCACGTTGTTGCTCGGGGCGACCGTCGCCGGCTTTCCGCTGTTCGCCGACCTCCCGTCGCACGCGTGGGGAGTGTTCGTCGTCGTCGCCTTCGGCGTCTCCGCGCTCGCACACCGCTACTACGCGCGGCGCAACCGGCTCGGTATCGCCGACGAACCGCCGGCCGTGGAACTCGAGTACCGGAACCGAACGGAAGAGGGGCGATGA
- a CDS encoding LLM class oxidoreductase: protein MPTRGHENEGYRRLFDSDGLTFGAGFPLTGANRSTPDIEAELRLAERAEAVGFDGLWARDVPTYWPKFGDAGQTFDTWPWLSHVATRTNDIALGTSSIVLTLRHPIHVAKSAATVDRLSDGRLVLGVASGDRDPEYPAFGVDREERGRAFRDRFEAVRTVWREDFPTVEGEWGSLSGDLEVVPEPTTETIPLLPTGNARQSREWIAEHGDGWLFYHLPERTLEEYLVEWRESAGEKPFAIAVRVEFADDPTADAEPLHLGFRAGVEWFRDYFRRLEEYGLDHAIIGLENEDREAALSTFADEIIEPL, encoded by the coding sequence GACTGTTCGACAGCGACGGCCTGACCTTCGGCGCCGGTTTCCCGCTAACGGGAGCGAACCGCTCGACGCCCGACATCGAAGCCGAACTGCGACTCGCCGAACGCGCCGAGGCGGTCGGCTTCGACGGCCTCTGGGCGCGAGACGTTCCGACCTACTGGCCGAAGTTCGGCGACGCCGGCCAGACGTTCGACACGTGGCCGTGGCTCTCCCACGTCGCGACCCGAACTAACGACATCGCACTCGGTACCTCGAGTATCGTCCTCACGCTCCGGCATCCGATCCATGTCGCCAAATCCGCTGCGACCGTCGACCGGCTCTCGGACGGCCGGCTCGTCCTCGGCGTCGCCTCTGGCGACCGCGACCCCGAGTACCCCGCCTTCGGCGTCGACCGCGAGGAGCGGGGCCGGGCGTTTCGCGACCGGTTCGAGGCCGTCCGCACCGTCTGGCGGGAGGACTTTCCGACTGTCGAGGGCGAATGGGGCTCCTTATCAGGCGACCTCGAGGTCGTCCCCGAGCCCACGACCGAAACGATCCCGCTCCTCCCGACGGGCAACGCCCGCCAGTCCCGCGAGTGGATCGCCGAGCACGGGGATGGCTGGTTATTCTATCACCTCCCGGAACGCACGCTGGAAGAGTACCTCGTCGAGTGGCGCGAGTCGGCCGGCGAGAAACCGTTCGCCATCGCGGTTCGCGTCGAGTTTGCCGACGATCCGACGGCCGACGCCGAACCGCTGCACCTTGGCTTTCGGGCCGGCGTCGAGTGGTTCCGGGACTACTTCCGGCGACTCGAGGAGTACGGCCTCGACCACGCCATCATCGGGCTCGAGAACGAGGATCGCGAGGCGGCGCTGTCGACGTTCGCCGACGAAATCATCGAACCGCTGTAG